Sequence from the Christiangramia fulva genome:
ATAGTAAATGTCAGCTTGTTGTTCTGACCATTTTTCTAGTGTATAATCCCAAATATTAGCTAAATCAGCGACTGCCTTTTTGGTTAAATAATATTTAGCCATTCAGTCGTTTATTTGATTTTAAAGATTCAAGATGTTTTTTTGGATCGAAATTGTAATCAATTCCACTATCAATTCCTTCTTGAATTGCATTTTTCAATGCAGCAACTTTACTTTCTTCTTCTTCTAATAATCTTAATCCAGCGCGAATGACTTCGCTAACATTTTTGTATCTGCCTTCATTTATTCTACTTCTAACAAATTGGTCAAAGTAATCACCTAATGATATGGACGTGTTTTTATTCATTTTTCATCTTTTTTCAAATATACCCAAAATTGGTAACTTTCACAAGTTGAAAAATTATACCTAACGGTTGCGTATAATCGTCCGTTGTGGTAGTGAATATACGAATTTGTCAGTTTAGTAGTATCGTTCCTGGTGAATGAGCGTATTGTTTTAATTCAAATGGGCACAATTGCGATTATGCGCTGTTAGCTTGCGTAAGTTATCAGATCTTTCTCCTATATAAATCGCGAGCAGAATGATGTACAGTAAGAATATCAATTCTTTCTGGATCAATTATTTTATAAATTATCCGGTAATTTCCTTCAATCAGTTCTCGAATATTTTGTTGATTAATTTCTTCTGTAATTTTCCCTGAATAGATTTGAGATTTTAATATTCTAGTTCGAGTTGTTATTCTTAAAACTTGAAGTTTAGCATACTTTTTGGAATCTTTTGAAATATATTCAGCAATATCTTGTAGATCATTTTTTGCTTGAATAGTCCAATTTATTCGAACCATTTGTCAATCTCATTATTTAAGTCAGATTCAGAAATTATTTCTCCTTTTTCAGATTGTTTATTTCCATTCTCAATTTTTTCAATTAAGATCAAACGTTCGACCAGTTGGTCAATTGAAAATTGCTCTGGAAAACTTTCAATCTGTTGTTTTAAAGTTGTTTTGGTCAACATAACTCAAATTATTTATAATCGGAAAGATACAATTTTATGTTCTTTACTGCTAACAAAATTTATGCAAGCTAACGGTCTCGGTTATCGCCAGTTGGCGGAATAAGGTACGCGGATTTGTCGGCTTAGTATTGGTTTGTTGGTCAAGTTAATTATTTTCTTTCTAACGGTGCCGCTTATTGGCGATGAACCGTTGTTATATGCAGTTTTT
This genomic interval carries:
- a CDS encoding type II toxin-antitoxin system ParD family antitoxin, encoding MNKNTSISLGDYFDQFVRSRINEGRYKNVSEVIRAGLRLLEEEESKVAALKNAIQEGIDSGIDYNFDPKKHLESLKSNKRLNG
- a CDS encoding type II toxin-antitoxin system RelE/ParE family toxin is translated as MVRINWTIQAKNDLQDIAEYISKDSKKYAKLQVLRITTRTRILKSQIYSGKITEEINQQNIRELIEGNYRIIYKIIDPERIDILTVHHSARDLYRRKI